Proteins co-encoded in one Medicago truncatula cultivar Jemalong A17 chromosome 8, MtrunA17r5.0-ANR, whole genome shotgun sequence genomic window:
- the LOC25502334 gene encoding G-type lectin S-receptor-like serine/threonine-protein kinase At1g11300 — MVCTEKGKPQVLLFFTYLSLWCNTISTYVNAENTDSMKPGDILNASATSTLCSKQGRYCMNFNQNTDFDNLTYLSIFAKGKDNWLVWIANRDQPVDMDSAVLSLNQSGALKIESKIGEPIILYASRQHSNNSSNIVATLLDTGNFVLKDIQKNIVLWQSFDHPTDSLLPGMKLGVNRKTGEKWSLVSSISDSSPASGTFRLEWEPTRKELVIKHREKVYWTSGKLLINNTFEYISGEDFEVNVVSNKEEEYFTYWPNEDGFTKWTLLQTGLLINSEGRDIARADLCNGFNTNGGCQKWNELCRNPGDMFDSKLVYVNENMVYDIANTNYGINDCEEICWSNCSCFGFRNFYGNGTGCLFLVSTEGLNIASSGYELFNILVKNTDPKVSNKRIWIYIGIGTLTPFVGLFIVLLAVRKRRHVLRERERMRMQIEDLEGSRQYSDGDDLEGDLSNGDDLKVFTYSSIIVATNGFSSENKLGQGGFGPVFKGILPSEQEVAVKKLSKTSGQGMTEFRNELTLICKLQHTNLVRLIGHCIHERERMLIYEYMPNKSLDFFLFDSNRRKMLDWNKRFSIIEGIAQGLLYLHKYSRLRIIHRDLKASNILLDENMNPKISDFGVARMFTKQETEANTNRIVGTYGYMSPEYAMEGVFSTKSDVYSFGVLLLEIISGKKNNSFYSEDRPINLVGHVWELWKEGAVLQLVDPLLNESFSEDEVLRSVHAGLLCVEENADDRPTMSNVIAMLTNKIKVDILPKKPAYYGGTRVFEEETYGEDVDVDSTYENSYSHVQNIDSSSEEITKLI; from the exons ATGGTTTGCACTGAAAAAGGGAAACCTCAAGTGTTGCTTTTCTTCACATACTTGTCCTTATGGTGTAATACTATTTCTACCTATGTCAATGCAGAAAATACTGATAGTATGAAGCCAGGAGATATACTGAATGCCAGTGCCACATCTACGTTGTGTTCTAAACAAGGTAGATATTGCatgaattttaaccaaaataCGGATTTTGACAACCTCACTTATCTCAGCATATTTGCCAAAGGGAAAGATAATTGGTTAGTCTGGATCGCTAATAGAGACCAACCTGTTGACATGGATTCTGCAGTGTTATCACTGAACCAATCTGGTGCACTCAAAATAGAATCCAAAATCGGTGAACCAATAATCCTGTATGCTTCACGTCAACATTCTAACAATAGTAGTAATATTGTTGCCACCTTGTTGGATACAGGTAACTTTGTGTTGAAAGATATTCAGAAGAACATTGTTTTGTGGCAAAGTTTTGATCATCCAACCGATAGTTTGCTCCCTGGGATGAAATTAGGTGTGAATCGTAAAACTGGTGAAAAATGGTCACTGGTTTCAAGCATTAGCGATTCAAGCCCAGCTTCTGGTACATTCAGGCTTGAGTGGGAACCCACAAGAAAAGAATTGGTCATCAAGCATAGAGAAAAAGTATATTGGACAAGTGGAAAACTGCTGATAAACAATACATTTGAGTATATATCTGGAGAAGACTTTGAGGTCAATGTTGTGTCTAATAAGGAAGAAGAGTACTTCACATACTGGCCAAATGAAGACGGTTTTACCAAATGGACTCTATTACAAACTGGCCTACTGATAAACAGTGAAGGACGTGACATAGCAAGGGCAGATTTGTGCAATGGGTTCAATACTAATGGAGGGTGCCAAAAGTGGAATGAACTGTGCAGGAATCCTGGTGATATGTTTGATAGCAAGTTAGTTTACGTTAATGAAAATATGGTATACGATATAGCAAATACTAATTATGGCATAAATGACTGCGAAGAAATATGCTGGAGTAACTGCAGCTGTTTTGGATTCAGAAACTTTTATGGTAATGGAACTGGTTGTCTCTTCTTGGTATCAACTGAAGGTCTTAACATTGCAAGCAGTGGTTATGAGTTATTTAACATTCTGGTTAAGAACACCGATCCCAAAG TATCGAACAAGAGGATATGGATTTATATTGGAATTGGGACTCTTACGCCATTTGTGGGGCTTTTCATTGTGCTCTTAGCAGTAAGGAAACGAAGACATGTGCTTCGAG AGAGGGAAAGAATGAGAATGCAGATTGAAGATCTAGAAGGTTCAAGGCAATACTCTGATGGTGATGATCTAGAAGGAGATTTGAGCAACGGAGATGACTTAAAAGTGTTTACCTATTCATCAATAATTGTGGCAACCAATGGCTTTTCATCAGAAAACAAGTTAGGACAAGGTGGCTTTGGACCTGTTTTCAAG GGAATTCTACCTTCGGAGCAAGAGGTAGCTGTGAAGAAACTTTCAAAAACATCTGGACAAGGAATGACTGAGTTTAGAAATGAATTAACACTCATTTGTAAGCTTCAGCATACAAATCTTGTTCGGCTAATCGGTCATTGCATTCATGAACGAGAGAGAATGTTGATCTATGAGTATATGCCCAACAAAAGTTTGGACTTCTTTTTATTTG ATTCcaatagaagaaaaatgttaGATTGGAACAAACGCTTTAGCATAATCGAAGGAATTGCTCAAGGACTACTATACCTTCACAAATACTCAAGACTTCGAATTATCCACAGAGATTTGAAGGCTAGTAATATTCTCCTTGATGAAAATATGAACCCAAAAATTTCTGATTTTGGTGTGGCAAGAATGTTCACAAAACAAGAAACTGAAGCAAATACCAACAGAATTGTTGGGACATA TGGTTACATGTCTCCTGAGTATGCGATGGAAGGAGTATTTTCTACGAAGTCTGATGTGTATAGCTTTGGAGTGCTGCTCCTTGAAATTATCAGTGGTAAAAAAAACAACAGTTTCTACTCTGAAGACAGACCAATTAATCTAGTAGGACATGTATGGGAGCTATGGAAAGAAGGTGCGGTTCTTCAGTTGGTGGATCCATTACTAAATGAGTCGTTTTCTGAGGATGAAGTGCTGAGAAGTGTTCATGCTGGTTTATTATGCGTAGAAGAAAATGCGGATGATCGTCCCACCATGTCCAATGTTATAGCAATGttaactaacaaaataaaagtgGATATTTTGCCTAAGAAACCAGCATACTACGGTGGAACAAgagtttttgaggaagaaaCTTACGGCGAAGATGTGGATGTAGATTCCACGTATGAAAACTCTTATTCACATGTACAAAATATAGATAGTTCCAGCGAAGAAATCACTAAATTAATCTAA